CACTGAACAATAATTTCTGCGCAAATGGAGGACTATAATTAAAACATACAATAATGTTTAAATGTTGTATggattaatatatatcgttaaatatatcgaaagatataTCGTTAATAAGATCGTATGATAATACCTTGAAGATAAATTTTCCAAAGTTAATGGCGGTGCACCTGAGTGAGCTTCAGGAATATACTGCAACCACTCAGTTGCACGATCCGCTTCATCTATAACAAGATAACGAAGCGATTCTAAGGAAAAGCCAGGAGTTTTTAATATGTGATCGATTAAACGGCCTGGTGTAGCGATCAATATGTCTACTGTACTTATATATTCATCAGAAAGAGctgtaaaaaaatttagattctttatctctattaagatttatcattaaaatcaaatttgttttaaataaatcctTACTTTTCCTTATTATGTTATTCTGTTCCTGTTCAAAAGATGAGGCACCCGTAATCAAACCTGcttttaaatttgtataagaTGTATAAGTGATCACAACTTTGTGAACTTGTACAGCCAGTTCTTGCACTGGCACTACAATTAAGCAACGTATTTTTGGTACTAACCTAAATTGCAATTGTTGTACAACTGGTAATACATATGCCAAGGTTTtacctaaaatataaaattatgttattatgatttattacacttttattaaaaaaaaaaaaaggaaaaaaaaattacttatacGATATTTATCAGATAACTCTTACCACTGCCTGTAGGTGCAGAAACACAAATGTCTCGTGGCCACCATCCTaattttctgtctttctcagaTTTCGACAACCAAGCTAATATACTAGCTTGAACTGGAAATAACTTATCAATTCCATTTGCTCTCAAAATTTCAATAAGCTGCGAGTCTAAAATAGAATCCATTTCATCCAATGTTGGACCACTGCTTAAATCAGCAGATATTATTTCTGGATGCGCTAACCAATTCGGTAATACTCTTTTAACTTCACGTTTTTTCTTGTGGCTTTTAGAACCTAACACTAAAAAATCTGTTTTTGTAGTTTTATCGTCTTCTACCTTCTCGTCCGTCACTGTTTCATTTGCCATATTTTCCTGgttaaaatctataaaaaattgttttaaaaattacataaaataatataagaaatttatcaCTGAATAACGCTCGTATAAATAGTTATTATAGGTTATGTGTCGTAtgtctttttgttattatttacataaagaaatattctatatggaaagaataaaaaagaccAAATTTGTGATATTAACGTATAAAAACgtaaaacatttatatcaaTCCTTACAtttcttacaattttaataCGAAAGATAAAACACGTGCTTTGTACTATTTCGTATTCCCGCTGTCACATTTTTTACCGAATGATACTTAAGTGCGCTCTATCGgagaaaatatgaaacatAAATCACAATCTCGTCTATACCGACGAAGAACGTCACGTTACATCAGATAACTTGATAAGtgcttatcatttacattattattcttaaaaaatttataattataaattattttccgcTATAAATaagagtataataaataaactatatatgagtggccatatatatatataaaatttggtggaaattttaataaatattttattactttttgcaCATTATACAGTTTTTCCATTATGTTACATCTTAAATCACCACTTTCAACAATgataacgaaattaattaaaaatattacttaagTACGtgtattaattatcaatctcagatatacatttctctttcaatagaaaaaaaaaaaatttagagaTACAgcgtatttaaaagaaaatcttaacaagaaaaaaacttaACCTAATTGTAAAATGGATTGTACGTAATCCAATGTGCCCTATCTTGATCCACAGCAGATTTATGACTTGTGAAAATACTTTTGAAAACTTCAGATGCTTTAGGATCCTTTGCAACACTGTAACTCTCTTTAGCTTTTCTATATGCAGGATCTTCTGCTTCATTTCtgtttatgtttttcttaGGTATAGTggatttttcttccttcttaattttcttttttggtacTTCATCCTTTTCATTAACTTCTGTCGAAGTACTTTCGttacttctcttcttttttttcaatgatttctGTGCAATTTTTCGCACATTTAAACGTTCTTCCATTAATTGAAGGTCGTCCCCATCTGcatttaatataacaatatctGCTTCTGTAAAAGGTTGCTGACATCTGTGACATACctatgacaaaaaaaaattttttcgatattaaaaatatgaaaacaaattacgttataaaaagtttctaataaatctcaaaa
This genomic stretch from Vespula vulgaris chromosome 21, iyVesVulg1.1, whole genome shotgun sequence harbors:
- the LOC127071371 gene encoding probable ATP-dependent RNA helicase Dbp73D encodes the protein MANETVTDEKVEDDKTTKTDFLVLGSKSHKKKREVKRVLPNWLAHPEIISADLSSGPTLDEMDSILDSQLIEILRANGIDKLFPVQASILAWLSKSEKDRKLGWWPRDICVSAPTGSGKTLAYVLPVVQQLQFRLVPKIRCLIVVPVQELAVQVHKVVITYTSYTNLKAGLITGASSFEQEQNNIIRKTLSDEYISTVDILIATPGRLIDHILKTPGFSLESLRYLVIDEADRATEWLQYIPEAHSGAPPLTLENLSSSPPFAQKLLFSATLSQDPQKLNQFRLFQPILFTSVIVSDKDTDVNLDEEVGNFLGRYTGPEELKERAVECSPEFKPIALYQILVRKSTIPKTLVFTNSAESAHRLSLLLQLLLSERNVVVGELSSRIVAKQREEVLNKFALDEINVLVSSDALARGMDIPNVQLVVSYDLPKHIKGYIHRAGRTGRAGKSGVAISILTHNQIGIFKQMLSSVHKTLPKVKEMELTDIADTLDYQNHLTKLKDLLEKEKVTTLNRIKAKKRKYNQQSTGEK